TTAGGATAAACACAATTAACTCTCATCTATTATTGCGATGCCTATTCAATTATTGCGAAGTGTTTAAATGACAAGAATGAATATCGGATTTGTTGTTGGCGATCGCACCCTCCAATTATCAACAATTGCGCCCATCACTTCTAGAAAAAATTGCAACACGAGACAAGGAACAGGTGCGACGATCCATTCAACGGATTCTCGTCTGGAATTTTGAGCGGGTCATTATGGCTCACGGAAGCATCATCGAGCAGGATGGTAAACGACAGTTTCAACTGGGTTATGAGTGGTTTCTAGATGCAGGATAACAGTATGAAATTTCGTCAGAGTTATAGCCATAGCCACATTTGATGGGGCGGAGACAAGTCAGAAAGCCTCCCCAACATCCGGGTTTGAGCCATTGTCTTTGCCTTAAGCTTTCTGACCAAACCTATACTACTAGTGTTGCGAACACAAAGTTCTGCATGCATCAAATTCAGTAATACACCAAAAGCTCAGCTATCTGCTGTATTACTGTTATCAACCATTCCCACCTCTGCAATGATTGTCTCCATCTCCATTTCTAGTTGTTCCACAGATGGCAGGCTTTGTTTCAATGGTTCTGGTAGCGAATCTTTTAATTGGTAGGTTGACACTCCGATGGGTCGGTTAACATCTCTCAATGCGTACTCTACTGCTGTTTTTTTCTTGCCTTTACATAAAATAATGCCGATGGTGGCTCTGTCCTCTGGGTGCCGTAACAAATCGTCCACAGCAGAAATATAAAAATTCATTTTGCCGCTGAACTCTGGCTGAAACTCGGTTACTTTCAAATCGATAACAACGTAACAACGCAACTTCAAGTGGTAGAAGAGGAGATCGATGTAATAATCATCTCCGTCTACCTCAAGGTGATATTGGCTACCGACAAATGCAAATCCCACTCCTAACTCCAGCAAAAACTCTCGAATCCGATCAACTAACGCTTTCTCCAGTTCCCGCTCCTGCACTGATGAAGTGACATCTAAGAAGTCTAAGTGATAGGGATCTTTCAACAGCTGAGTTGCCAGGTCGGATTGAGGGGGCGGTAAGGCGCGATCGAAGTTTGTAATCGCTCCTCCCATTCGTTGATACAAGCCACTCTCGATCTGATGCACCAACACATTTCGACTCCAACCATGCTC
The nucleotide sequence above comes from Oscillatoria sp. FACHB-1407. Encoded proteins:
- a CDS encoding PDDEXK nuclease domain-containing protein, whose protein sequence is MTKGLFNPKDYEIFLLDLKSRIRSAQIKAALAVNRELVLLYWQIGRDILVRQEQAGWGAKVIQTLSNDLKQEFPEMKGFSRSNLLYMRAFAQAFPDEQIVQEVLGQITWYHNIALLDKLKSNEERLWYARQTVEHGWSRNVLVHQIESGLYQRMGGAITNFDRALPPPQSDLATQLLKDPYHLDFLDVTSSVQERELEKALVDRIREFLLELGVGFAFVGSQYHLEVDGDDYYIDLLFYHLKLRCYVVIDLKVTEFQPEFSGKMNFYISAVDDLLRHPEDRATIGIILCKGKKKTAVEYALRDVNRPIGVSTYQLKDSLPEPLKQSLPSVEQLEMEMETIIAEVGMVDNSNTADS